A DNA window from Pyrus communis chromosome 3, drPyrComm1.1, whole genome shotgun sequence contains the following coding sequences:
- the LOC137727543 gene encoding peroxidase 7-like, which translates to MNSIVSLLLVLLLVVQLNASSSYPEHDHDRHDEETDESWEGATTLTLTLPTISDDLPFGEFLSNSYYHKSCPDLEGIISRKVKQWLKEDYSLAAAVMRLHFHDCAIRGCDASILLNHEGSEREGKASKTLRGFEVIDDIKAKVEKKCPKTVSCADILTAAARDATVQVGGPYWAVPYGRKDGKVSIAKETEIVPMGHEDITSLLEIFQSQGLNVVDLVVLSGAHTIGRSSCESVQHRLFNFSGTGKPDPSLDAQYLSYLERKCRWASDYADLDAVTPHKFDTAYYMNLQKNMGLLSTDQMLYSDPRTKSLVSAFASQPSVFHYQFGISMAKLGNVQVLTGQNEGEIRTNCNFVNSY; encoded by the exons atgaattccATAGTTTCCTTGCTCTtagttcttcttcttgttgttcAATTAAATGCTTCTTCATCTTACCCAGAACACGATCACGATCGCCATGATGAAGAAACAGATGAGTCCTGGGAGGGAGCCACAACTCTAACTCTAACACTTCCAACAATATCAGACGACTTGCCCTTTGGAGAGTTTCTTTCCAATTCCTACTATCACAAGAGTTGTCCAGACCTTGAAGGTATTATCAGTAGGAAGGTGAAGCAATGGCTTAAGGAGGATTACAGCCTAGCAGCTGCCGTCATGAGGTTGCACTTCCATGACTGTGCCATCAGG GGATGTGATGCCTCCATCTTATTAAACCATGAAGGAAGTGAGAGGGAAGGCAAGGCCAGCAAGACACTGAGAGGGTTTGAAGTGATTGATGATATCAAGGCAAAGGTTGAGAAGAAGTGCCCAAAAACAGTTTCTTGTGCAGACATTTTGACTGCGGCTGCAAGAGATGCTACTGTTCAAGTTGGAGGTCCATATTGGGCAGTCCCCTATGGGAGGAAAGATGGAAAAGTTTCGATTGCTAAGGAAACTGAGATAGTTCCCATGGGTCACGAAGACATAACTAGtttacttgagatttttcaatcACAGGGCTTGAATGTGGTTGACTTGGTTGTTCTCTCAG GGGCACACACCATAGGAAGGTCTTCATGTGAATCCGTACAACACAGGCTCTTTAACTTCAGTGGAACTGGCAAGCCTGATCCATCCCTTGATGCGCAGTACTTGAGCTACTTGGAAAGAAAATGTAGATGGGCATCAGACTATGCTGATCTTGATGCTGTAACTCCACATAAATTTGACACTGCATACTACATGAATCTGCAGAAGAATATGGGACTTTTATCCACAGATCAAATGTTGTATTCTGATCCAAGGACTAAATCTCTTGTCAGTGCTTTTGCTTCCCAGCCGTCAGTCTTCCACTACCAGTTTGGAATATCCATGGCCAAACTAGGGAATGTTCAAGTCCTCACCGGTCAAAATGAAGGCGAAATTCGAACCAATTGCAACTTTGTCAACTCTTATTAA
- the LOC137728470 gene encoding transcription factor MYB86-like, which translates to MGHNCCSKQKVKRGLWSPEEDEKLLNHINTYGHGSWSSVPQLAGLERCGKSCRLRWINYLRPDLKRGSFSEIEERTIVEVHRILGNKWAQIAKHLPGRTDNEVKNFWNSCIKKKLIAQGFDPNTHNLLPSSKANPSNIINNNNNNNNIHACNMFSSSSVFSVNSSHVSADTSIDILEAPYLTLPSTSSPNANHESSTISTYEFQNPNIVWSTTPVQEQINPIFLPESMGINSVPTISTSHSYPISELENIVNESFQPITKSTNPEDIQLQSQQEEAREVVEDEEANGLDGAQTNMDVSFGSSNFDMDFMESTVLPCGMYNYQLSPMDQLAWNC; encoded by the exons ATGGGCCATAACTGTTGCAGCAAACAGAAAGTTAAGAGAGGACTGTGGTCTCCTGAAGAAGATGAGAAGCTATTGAATCACATCAACACCTATGGTCATGGTTCATGGAGCTCTGTCCCACAACTAGCTG GTTTGGAGAGGTGTGGAAAGAGTTGCAGATTGAGGTGGATAAACTATTTGCGACCAGATCTCAAGAGGGGTTCATTTTCTGAGATAGAAGAGAGAACCATCGTAGAAGTTCATAGGATTTTAGGCAACAAATGGGCTCAGATAGCCAAGCATTTGCCAGGTAGAACAGACAATGAGGTCAAGAATTTTTGGAACTCATGCATCAAGAAGAAGCTCATTGCACAAGGTTTTGATCCCAACACCCACAATCTTCTCCCTTCTTCCAAAGCTAACCCTAGTAacatcatcaacaacaacaacaacaataataatattcatgcatgcaatatgttttcttcatcttctgttTTCTCTGTAAATTCTTCACATGTCTCAGCAGATACTTCCATAGACATATTGGAAGCACCTTATCTCACATTACCTTCTACTTCATCTCCAAATGCAAATCACGAAAGCTCAACCATATCAACCTATGAATTCCAAAACCCTAATATTGTTTGGAGTACTACTCCAGTCCAGGAGCAAATTAATCCAATTTTTTTACCAGAGTCCATGGGGATAAATAGTGTCCCAACAATCTCCACTTCTCACTCATATCCAATATCAGAGCTTGAAAATATTGTAAATGAGAGCTTTCAACCCATAACTAAATCCACAAACCCAGAAGACATACAATTGCAGTCTCAACAGGAGGAGGCTCGTGAAGTGGTGGAAGATGAGGAGGCCAATGGATTGGATGGTGCGCAGACAAACATGGATGTTTCATTTGGGAGCTCTAACTTTGATATGGATTTTATGGAGTCTACAGTATTGCCTTGTGGAATGTATAATTACCAACTGAGTCCAATGGATCAACTTGCATGGAATTGTTAG
- the LOC137730345 gene encoding pentatricopeptide repeat-containing protein At5g66520-like yields the protein MQSLVISLSNHLIKPKSKYHASFYCFLKTYNSWASAIRNASSPHNALHIYSQMHRNSIPFDTFSVLFTLKSCTQLKNHAIIQHLHAHVIKLGFCSHVYVATSLLHAYVVVSFVDACLLFDEIPEKNTVTWNTMIAGFSRSGDVERARLVFEEMPLRDVASWSAMIAAYVNNGKHERGLSLFRDMVMDEGLKPDQVSVGSVLSGCAHLGSLGLLVGKSVHGLMAKNGWELNVEIGTILVDMYAKCGFLKGAAQVFELMQERNVMTWTALICGSAQHGYSKAALSLFEMMQKASVRANELTFTGVLSACVHTGLVEEGRKYFKMIEESGLEPRIQHYGCMVDLYGKAGLLEEAYEVIMKMSLEPNVVIWTAFLSACKEHKQFEMAERVVEQVMKMVKPENDGGVYSLLSNLYALGGKWDDAERVRNLMNNQHVRKVGASSFVRSG from the coding sequence ATGCAATCCCTCGTCATCTCTCTCTCGAACCATCTTATAAAACCCAAAAGCAAATACCACGCCTCCTTCTATTGCTTTCTCAAAACCTACAATTCATGGGCTTCCGCTATCCGAAATGCTTCTTCCCCCCACAATGCTCTGCACATCTACTCTCAAATGCACCGAAATTCGATTCCTTTCGATACCTTCTCCGTCCTCTTTACGCTAAAATCGTGTACCCAGTTGAAGAACCACGCAATCATTCAACACCTCCATGCCCATGTAATCAAACTTGGGTTTTGCTCCCATGTATATGTGGCCACTTCGCTTCTCCATGCGTACGTTGTTGTGTCGTTTGTGGATGCATGCCTACTGTTCGATGAAATTCCTGAGAAGAACACGGTCACGTGGAACACGATGATTGCGGGGTTTTCGAGGTCAGGGGATGTGGAAAGAGCGCGTTTGGTTTTTGAGGAAATGCCGTTGAGAGATGTTGCGTCGTGGTCCGCCATGATAGCTGCGTACGTGAACAATGGCAAGCACGAGCGTGGTTTATCGTTGTTTCGGGATATGGTGATGGATGAAGGTTTGAAGCCTGACCAAGTGAGTGTGGGCTCAGTTTTATCGGGTTGTGCCCACTTGGGTTCTCTTGGTTTGTTGGTGGGGAAATCAGTTCATGGGTTGATGGCTAAGAATGGGTGGGAATTGAATGTGGAAATTGGTACGATATTGGTTGACATGTATGCTAAGTGTGGGTTTTTGAAGGGAGCTGCACAGGTTTTTGAATTGATGCAAGAAAGGAATGTCATGACTTGGACCGCTTTGATTTGTGGATCGGCACAACATGGCTACAGCAAAGCAGCATTGTCTTTGTTTGAGATGATGCAAAAAGCCAGTGTAAGAGCTAATGAACTGACCTTTACTGGAGTTCTGAGCGCTTGTGTGCATACAGGACTAGTTGAGGAGGGCCGGAAATATTTCAAGATGATCGAAGAAAGTGGCTTGGAGCCTAGAATACAGCATTACGGATGCATGGTTGATTTGTACGGCAAGGCAGGACTGTTAGAGGAAGCTTATGAGGTTATTATGAAAATGAGTCTAGAGCCCAATGTCGTTATTTGGACTGCTTTTTTATCTGCTTGTAAGGAGCATAAACAGTTTGAGATGGCAGAACGAGTGGTTGAGCAGGTCATGAAGATGGTAAAACCAGAGAACGATGGTGGGGTTTATTCTCTCCTCTCGAATTTGTATGCTTTGGGTGGGAAGTGGGATGATGCAGAAAGAGTGAGGAATTTGATGAACAACCAACATGTGAGGAAGGTCGGAGCATCTAGTTTTGTTAGAAGTGGATAG